The Leishmania panamensis strain MHOM/PA/94/PSC-1 chromosome 32 sequence genome window below encodes:
- a CDS encoding hypothetical protein (TriTrypDB/GeneDB-style sysID: LpmP.32.3340), which produces MIFDPCGDLLKDYSAFCESLRVTEREDVYSAIRTRVVQVPPLPADALETPGGAGGDASDAADKHLVSANANAKGLRSSSRTASKEKEKTSSGGKNKTLPKGSLEAVPKRAEEEAPPQLPETPTTTYISLHYPVFCLNQRDMMPLARAIPHCPSLLSVELIGCGLSAQSYMQLVEAVYRSPRVLSVAVDFNQHIGGASCTALPIDKAKHAGVPANARGQGGFVIDPTLRSITSPLLGDALEMSATGLCSFSFASGNSQERPFSLGTATVFPAGGTSAAETATSGDRNGARAVRSDSKSAVMRNRGPSQSEAADASITVSTELQRVGKTGDEDHGGSSSVLYFYPTQYCGVDQLPTQLELQLQEEMEKKGKVDGKRLQQVQTQRDAMRIFNQQNRMEVPRTWDGILFTGIRRLSLRGNGIDDAAVARIVGVLLNNPRSQLESLNLWGNDITDIGATELARLLRHSQDIRVLDVGNNKLSDTGLLELIDTFRMQQVTSPEKVLAARRAYLMRRGATDEGRKAASQPLLVSDIPSYEDLYAYWWYTQQQQQTSNPCTTDRSGAEDGISQVHGNLSLSSTPCLPLPPPPPQRDASLSPSSSASTKRSSSVKSKTTKSEPVPGGYSGGSTAAASATLSSSAARAAMRPTAAFDRDCVRVYHLAESDSSIRVPGNTILEVLNMEENRYVTIVGVREAARRLALREPATTAEVLSMVEVREVHGTLSLPSSSPQSTAGSSTEGCGKRIPGGTHRITAAGSPPALTLSTVIHPPELHCAGLRLRVCAVRCHRESDRRTWPEMDEVQQRLNASLEQWNRSRASSRA; this is translated from the coding sequence ATGATCTTCGATCCGTGCGGCGATTTGCTCAAGGACTACAGCGCCTTCTGCGAGTCTCTTCGAgtgacggagagggaggacgtGTATAGTGCTATTCGCACTCGTGTCGTCCAAGTGCCGCCGTTGCCTGCGGACGCGCTAGAGACGCCTGGAGGGGCCGGCGGTGATGCTAGTGATGCAGCGGACAAGCATCTGGTGTCAGCCAATGCGAATGCGAAAGGGTTGCGCTCGTCGAGTAGGACTGCTTccaaggagaaggagaagaccagcagtggcggcaaaAACAAAACCCTTCCCAAGGGCTCACTGGAGGCTGTGCCAAAGcgtgcggaagaggaggcgccaCCTCAACTCCCGGAGACGCCTACTACAACTTACATCTCACTCCACTACCCCGTCTTCTGCTTGAACCAGCGGGATATGATGCCGCTCGCTCGCGCCATCCCGCACTGCCCCTCGTTGCTCTCAGTGGAGCTAATCGGGTGCGGGCTGAGCGCGCAGAGCTACATGCAGCTAGTGGAGGCGGTGTATCGAAGTCCGCGCGTCTTGTCTGTAGCAGTGGATTTCAATCAGCACATCGGTGGCGCTTCTTGCACAGCCCTCCCTATCGACAAGGCGAAGCACGCAGGTGTGCCTGCTAACGCGCGAGGGCAGGGTGGATTCGTGATTGACCCGACTCTGCGAAGTATTACATCACCGTTACTCGGCGATGCGCTGGAGATGTCAGCCACCGGCTtgtgcagcttctccttcgcctcagGAAACTCACAGGAGCGGCCCTTCAGTTTGGGCACAGCCACTGTATTTCCTGCTGGTGGTACGAGCGCGGCTGAAACGGCGACCAGCGGTGACCGCAACGGCGCTCGTGCTGTCAGGAGTGACTCGAAATCGGCAGTCATGCGCAATAGGGGGCCGTCGCAGAGTGAGGCAGCGGATGCGTCAATCACCGTCAGTACCGAACTTCAGAGGGTTGGGAAGACTGGCGACGAAGACCACGGGGGGAGCAGCTCAGTGCTGTACTTTTACCCGACGCAGTACTGCGGTGTGGATCAGCTGCCCACGCagctggagctgcagctgcaggaggagatggagaagaaagggaaggtGGATGGCaagcgactgcagcaggtgcagaCTCAACGTGATGCCATGCGCATTTTCAATCAGCAGAACCGCATGGAGGTTCCCAGAACATGGGACGGCATCCTCTTCACAGGCATCCGTCGACTCAGCTTGCGCGGAAACGGTATCGACGACGCGGCCGTAGCTCGCATCGTGGGCGTGCTACTAAACAACCCGCGTTCGCAGCTCGAGTCGCTCAACCTCTGGGGGAACGACATCACGGACATCGGCGCCACGGAGCTAGCCCGGTTGCTGCGTCATAGTCAAGACATCCGCGTCTTAGATGTTGGCAACAATAAACTGAGCGACACCGGACTTCTGGAGTTGATTGACACGTTCCGCATGCAGCAGGTTACATCGCCGGAAAAGGTACttgcggcgcggcgtgccTACTTGATGAGACGAGGCGCGACAGATGAGGGGCGCAAGGCTGCGAGCCAGCCGTTGTTGGTCAGCGACATCCCAAGCTATGAAGATCTCTACGCCTACTGGTGgtacacgcagcagcagcagcagacgtcAAACCCATGCACGACTGATCGTAGCGGCGCCGAGGATGGCATATCCCAGGTGCACGGCaacttgtctctctcttccactccctgtctgcctctgccaccgcctcctccgcagcgcgACGCATCGCTCAGCCCCAGCTCCTCCGCAAGCACGAAACGGTCCTCTTCGGTGAAGAGCAAAACCACCAAGTCGGAACCCGTTCCTGGAGGCTACAGCGGCGGGTCGACGGCAGCTGCCTCAGCGACActgtcctcctctgctgcgaGGGCAGCAATGCGTCCTACGGCGGCCTTCGACAGAGACTGCGTGCGGGTGTACCACCTCGCCGAGAGCGACTCGTCCATCCGCGTACCAGGCAACACAATACTGGAGGTGCTGAACATGGAAGAGAACCGCTACGTCACCATCGTTGGCGTGCGCGAAGCTGCGCGGCGACTTGCCCTACGCGAGCCAGCAACGACGGCGGAGGTGTTATCCATGGTTGAGGTTCGAGAAGTGCATGGGACCCTGTCACTTCCCTCGTCTTCGCCGCAATCCACCGCCGGCTCGAGCACGGAGGGGTGTGGTAAGCGTATCCCCGGCGGTACCCACCGTATCACAGCCGCCGGATCGCCGCCGGCCCTGACTCTGTCCACGGTGATTCACCCGCCCGAGCTGCACTGTGCtgggctgcggctgcgcgtcTGCGCCGTGCGATGCCACCGTGAGTCTGATCGCAGGACATGGCCAGAGATGgatgaggtgcagcagcgtctgaACGCTTCCCTGGAACAGTGGAATCGCTCTcgtgcctcctcgcgcgcATGA
- a CDS encoding NADH dehydrogenase subunit NI8M, putative (TriTrypDB/GeneDB-style sysID: LpmP.32.3350): protein MSWRARFTPCVGSLTVWLNPKDPNCFGVRNWWRNNLPELQLLNPFCTFTIQELSFGEPHMYINYTPTDQRMIRLAGATEEEFEEIMEACITYGMNHAIIERPRTDDGGDLVNQPAITSFGYTESFTAKLEVAPPADIGQKTTEGVDDPGQKPRLYPRNVGCKLMP from the coding sequence ATGTCGTGGCGAGCACGATTCACGCCGTGCGTGGGCTCCCTCACGGTGTGGCTCAACCCCAAGGACCCAAACTGCTTCGGCGTGCGCAATTGGTGGCGCAACAACctgccggagctgcagcttctgAATCCCTTTTGCACCTTCACAATACAGGAGCTTTCCTTCGGTGAGCCGCACATGTACATCAACTACACACCAACGGATCAGCGCATGATTCGCCTAGCTGGagcgacggaggaggagttcGAGGAGATTATGGAGGCATGCATTACGTATGGCATGAACCACGCCATTATCGAGCGTCCCCGcaccgacgacggcggcgacttAGTGAACCAACCAGCCATCACATCCTTCGGCTATACTGAGAGCTTCACCGCGAAGCTGGAGGTGGCACCACCTGCGGACATAGGCCAGAAGACGACGGAAGGCGTTGATGATCCAGGCCAGAAGCCGCGCCTGTACCCTCGCAACGTGGGCTGCAAGCTGATGCCATAG
- a CDS encoding mitochondrial RNA binding protein, putative (TriTrypDB/GeneDB-style sysID: LpmP.32.3360), with protein MPSYTPYVAHTKRVTARLRARMHNQSFGNALLASAAVERSDLSKVADMRLGELVALRADHQRTFDPLFKQKALNLLQTLPLKAAAEDPHFSYTMGALRVCGYFSAAQSPATFNLLNHATRHTFLLDAFSIYQLFLSLEDMRHPQTAEILSIVLPRVTEVATDCTEGEARLILDIYFKHKLLTVELSERLVGVIIGSVNDLRGRDLISAVAVVPSMGTEKVARRFLEAATPRLCRTLRETTEHAQLYRVTYLQPADGGDASSAAARLMLRQDTDDELPPNPDRETPTEKTLRRRKEESWRAFLITQIYDGLNLHRELQKSIAWLCWAPRPLLNELVRCALLWSEPVLGGSPGQSLVVLKGESTGVTASSCAVAADGELATGAEEREKYARDLPQLRRRSLCHCLKMLHFTSYRHLPALRLLSARIAATKDVMGIASPLVLARELSQAVEAIAFFYATDCAPAVTAIIDDILEHIESSMNAPALLNRFRALSIEEVKLAERVVLRVLLSCARLLSTYIAEKAEKSTLEAAPAQEEAMRAILTQATTLAMSPITRAYLAMGLRLIHVREVQREGDTIQVQNFVGTMHVFYATTVILTVAAQAGAAPAALDMAAHDILRANLRQLLPWAQTMSSMRVGEMPEEAAVEMAKALVLLKKYPEIMDTPTGTMTQRGGKKEER; from the coding sequence ATGCCCTCTTACACCCCATACGTGGCGCACACGAAGCGGGTGACTGCTCGATTGcgcgcacgcatgcacaacCAGTCGTTTGGAAATGCCCTCCTAGCCTCCGCAGCAGTAGAGAGGTCTGATTTGTCAAAAGTAGCGGACATGCGCCTGGGTGAATTGGTGGCACTTCGCGCAGACCACCAGCGCACGTTTGACCCGCTCTTCAAGCAGAAAGCGTTGAACCTCCTCCAGACCTTACCACTCAAGGCTGCGGCGGAGGATCCACATTTTTCCTACACCATGGGCGCGTTACGTGTGTGCGGGTACTTCAGCGCAGCGCAGTCCCCGGCAACCTTCAACTTGCTCAACCACGCCACACGACACACCTTTCTTCTCGATGCGTTCAGCATCTATCAGCTTTTCCTCTCACTGGAAGATATGCGTCATCCTCAGACGGCGGAAATACTGTCAATTGTGCTACCCCGCGTGACGGAGGTGGCGACTGACTGCACTGAAGGAGAGGCGCGCCTGATACTCGATATTTACTTCAAACACAAGCTGCTTACCGTGGAGCTCAGCGAGAGGCTTGTAGGTGTGATCATAGGCTCGGTGAACGACTTGAGGGGGAGGGATTTGATCAGCGCtgtggcagtggtgccgaGCATGGGCACTGAAAAGGTCGCGCGACGCTTTCTGGAGGCGGCGACACCGCGCCTTTGCCGCACCCTTCGAGAGACCACAGAGCACGCGCAACTTTACAGAGTGACTTACCTGCAGCCCGCTGACGGAGGCGACGCCTCCTCGGCCGCAGCGCGGTTGATGCTGAGACAAGACACCGACGATGAGCTGCCGCCGAATCCCGATCGAGAGACCCCGACAGAGAAGACACTTCGACgcagaaaggaagagagctGGCGTGCGTTTCTGATCACTCAAATCTATGATGGACTCAACTTGCATCGCGAGCTGCAGAAGAGCATAGCGTGGCTGTGCTGGGCACCGCGCCCGCTCCTGAATGAATTGGTGCGGTGCGCGCTTCTTTGGAGTGAGCCAGTCCTCGGCGGCTCACCAGGACAGTCTCTTGTAGTTCTCAAAGGCGAGTCAACTGGTGTgactgcctcctcctgcgcggTGGCTGCAGACGGTGAGCTGGCGACAGGTGCGGAGGAGCGAGAAAAGTATGCCCGCGACCTGCCGCAGttgcgccgtcgcagcctCTGCCACTGTCTGAAAATGCTTCACTTCACGTCTTACAGGCACCTTCctgccctccgcctcctctctgcgcGAATCGCCGCAACGAAGGATGTCATGGGCATCGCATCCCCCCTGGTACTGGCTCGTGAGCTGTCACAAGCTGTAGAGGCTATCGCTTTTTTCTACGCGACAGACTGTGCCCCAGCCGTAACGGCAATCATCGATGACATTCTTGAGCACATCGAGTCTTCCATGAACGCACCGGCGCTACTAAATCGCTTTCGTGCCCTCTCCATCGAAGAGGTGAAGCTGGCTGAacgggtggtgctgcgcgtgctgctcagcTGTGCACGGTTGCTCTCCACGTACAtcgcggagaaggcggagaaaAGCACACTGGAggcagcacctgcacaggaggaggcgatgcgcGCCATCTTGACCCAAGCCACAACGCTTGCTATGTCACCCATCACCCGGGCCTACTTAGCGATGGGGCTGAGGCTCATTCACGTTcgtgaggtgcagcgagagggagataCAATTCAAGTGCAGAATTTTGTTGGCACCATGCATGTATTCTATGCGACCACCGTCATTCTGACCGTGGCTGCGCaggcaggcgcagcaccggcagcgttGGACATGGCCGCGCACGACATCCTGCGCGCAAACCTTAGGCAGCTCTTGCCGTGGGCACAGACGATGTCATCCATGCGGGTGGGCGAGATgccggaggaggcagcggtggagatggCAAAGGCGCTGGTCCTGCTTAAGAAGTATCCAGAGATTATGGACACCCCGACCGGGACTAtgacgcagagaggaggcaaaaAAGAAGAGCGTTGA
- a CDS encoding hypothetical protein (TriTrypDB/GeneDB-style sysID: LpmP.32.3370) — MFSNEQLVSPDFDEVAYLRYALRSANYNAEHARLESCIAGVKRDIQSTLAVHADSLIDQARCTYKTQHEVTAVRQSTDALQKAAGRLRIMIEEPYMQLQSRVKELEATQEVMQLLQATLRFISLVARLQEQLATTSALDIVRSSYTLKELEEVLQDGAVRTLQVVEAQLPAVERHATTIRSKAHELLAMTELTAPPNNTSAAGAVTSTTASTSRLAAQVSTGLQCAYVLCMLSRTVQSFMTERRREVLRTIMRELDVQAIEEHISSEYNRLSRSALSGQSGAVSEQAVTAHVVLQRIQKTLFIAVQHTRCVILLWRLLLQRRDTQSQEAYLFSIDSPVQLLVEYWSTITEKLRERMNSLQKRHAIRLALVSAYPRYHHLLVSFLSRTDVAAATEGPLNAGAPGGASTDSVGSTAAGGVGPAAAFLSIYVTQCGMGDYLDLIDAVDAAVRHGVAGGGGQGAPYSIPDESPSSALPGTVTLPRTDTQDMRRTWLSQVSDEARDGFRTHVLDRHREVIGGVFARLSGVVPPSAAAAGQPAAVAPMPMHGSSRPSIPAQVKSLDMAVYTRLVKQEMQTFCQDPHILDVLLDCVLSTLRQVRAKLTEAIKKYPLPPLPAVTAVPTLAQAMHLCIANSCTTLAYDCATVLVMVPYHTTSQTAGGGAGAGGTTAAPNAMSGTHPHAHQDPYALILEQVGTKRMELQQLIHAFHSISEQSTKPFAESAMALLLPTLTQAVDNVLRHELALSSTTVSASAVSGEGMRVSPAMPLGSSRGGDSRMALVQLQSQCRQFTDRFFFLVDARTAGWMETCQYVAGALLARLVTRLATTPPPPTLRGTPLTIAPAYAHTLQVIVPPLLQFVQMVQSAGEVGRTTSLLRGCVRQVEGFYETCGGLDATSTGDGASAAAALRAAVLERLRPPIPYFFAKLLVLQYGLFTIASAPSADSQGAASPSALASALGVSEEGLLECLEGVLLTESVASTIAASSSAEGCGASAAGATRANRKEEVVAAVDACFLKVVAAAPDESVAFLQELWASIDVK; from the coding sequence ATGTTCTCGAATGAGCAACTGGTTAGCCCCGACTTTGATGAGGTGGCATACCTGCGTTATGCACTGCGCTCCGCCAACTACAACGCCGAACACGCACGGCTCGAGAGCTGCATCGCGGGGGTGAAGAGGGACATACAGTCCACTCTCGCCGTGCATGCAGACAGCCTCATTGATCAGGCGAGATGCACTTATAAGACACAACACGAGGTGACAGCGGTGCGCCAGAGCACAGATGCGTTGCAGAAGGCAGCTGGGCGGCTTCGCATTATGATTGAGGAACCGTACATGCAGCTGCAAAGCCGTGTGAAGGAGTTGGAGGCAACCCAGGAGGTAATGCAGCTACTCCAGGCAACACTGCGCTTCATTTCACTTGTGGCGCGACTACAAGAGCAGCTCGCTACCACTTCCGCCCTCGACATTGTGCGCTCCTCGTACACGCTAAAGGagttggaggaggtgcttcAGGACGGTGCGGTTCGAACCCTGCAGGTGgtcgaggcgcagctgcccgcGGTGGAGCGGCACGCGACGACCATACGGAGCAAGGCGCACGAGCTGCTTGCTATGACAGAGCTAACAGCGCCACCGAACaacaccagcgccgccggtgctgtCACGTCCACGACTGCCTCCACATCCCGTCTGGCAGCTCAGGTGAGCACTGGGTTGCAGTGCGCCTATGTATTGTGCATGCTCTCTCGAACCGTGCAGAGCTTTATGACAGAGCGGCGTCgtgaggtgctgcgcaccaTCATGCGGGAGCTCGATGTGCAGGCCATCGAGGAGCACATCTCCAGCGAGTACAATCGTCTTTCCCGCTCTGCGCTCAGCGGTCAAAGTGGCGCGGTGTCAGAACAAGCGGTGACGGCGCAtgtcgtgctgcagcgcattcaGAAGACTCTGTTTATCGCTGTGCAGCACACCCGATGCGTCATTTTGCTGTGGCGCTtgctgcttcagcggcgCGACACGCAGAGCCAAGAGGCGTACCTGTTTTCCATCGACTCgccggtgcagctcctcgtgGAGTACTGGTCCACCATCACAGAAAAGCTGCGGGAGCGGATGAACAGCTTGCAGAAGCGGCACGCCATTCGACTTGCCTTGGTGAGCGCTTACCCGCGTTACCACCATCTGCTTGTCAGCTTCCTCAGCCGAACTGAtgtggcggctgcgacagAGGGCCCGCTGAATGCTGGCGCGCCGGGTGGGGCTAGTACTGATTCCGTCGGGTCTACGGCGGCGGGTGGAGTTGGCCCAGCTGCGGCCTTTCTCTCGATCTACGTCACGCAGTGCGGCATGGGAGACTACCTCGACTTGATCGACGCCGTGGACGCTGCAGTGCGACACGGCGTTGCAGGGGGTGGAGGACAGGGTGCTCCCTACAGCATACCTGACGAGTCACCCTCTTCGGCGCTCCCAGGCACTGTGACGCTACCACGTACGGACACGCAGGACATGCGGCGCACGTGGCTGTCACAGGTTAGCGACGAGGCACGGGACGGCTTTAGGACGCATGTGCTGGACCGTCATCGCGAGGTCATTGGCGGTGTCTTCGCGCGCCTCTCCGGTGTTGTTCCGCcctctgcggcagcggccggaCAACCCGCCGCGGTCGCGCCGATGCCCATGCACGGCAGTTCCCGACCATCTATTCCAGCCCAGGTCAAAAGTCTGGATATGGCGGTCTACACGCGTCTGGTCAAGCAGGAAATGCAGACGTTCTGCCAGGATCCGCACATTCTTGATGTTTTGCTCGACTGCGTCCTCTCCACTCTGCGTCAGGTTCGGGCAAAGTTGACCGAAGCGATAAAGAAGTatccactgccgccgctcccgGCAGTGACGGCTGTACCGACGCTGGCGCAGGCAATGCACCTCTGCATCGCGAACAGCTGCACTACCCTTGCGTACGACTGTGCGACTGTCCTGGTGATGGTCCCTTACCACACTACTTCACAGACGGCTgggggcggcgctggagcaggaggcaCTACTGCCGCCCCCAATGCCATGAGTGGTACTCACCCACACGCTCACCAGGACCCCTACGCGCTGATACTGGAGCAGGTTGGCACCAAGCGaatggagctgcagcagctcattCATGCGTTTCACAGCATAAGCGAGCAGTCAACCAAGCCGTTTGCAGAATCGGCgatggcgttgctgctcccAACGTTGACGCAGGCTGTCGATAATGTGCTTCGCCACGAGCTGGCACTGTCGTCTACGACTGTGTCTGCCTCAGCAgtgagtggagagggaaTGCGAGTGAGTCCGGCGATGCCactgggcagcagcagaggaggggacAGCCGCATGGCTCTTGTACAGCTCCAGTCACAATGTCGCCAGTTCACAgatcgcttcttcttcctggTCGACGCGCGCACGGCGGGCTGGATGGAGACCTGCCAGTATGTCgcgggtgcgctgctggcgcggtTGGTGACGCGGCTTGCCacaacgccgccaccgccgacactGCGCGGCACGCCACTCACCATTGCACCTGcgtacgcgcacacactgCAGGTGATAGTGCCCCCGCTGCTTCAGTTCGTGCAGATGGTTCAATCTGCCGGAGAGGTGGGACGtaccacctctctcctccgcggTTGCGTGCGCCAAGTGGAGGGGTTCTACGAGACCTGCGGTGGACTGGACGCTACCAGCACCGGAGATGGCGCatcggctgccgcagcgcttcgggcagcggtgctggaacGGCTGCGACCGCCAATCCCGTACTTCTTTGCAAAGCTACTGGTGCTGCAGTACGGCCTCTTCACGATTGCTTCTGCGCCCTCGGCTGATTCGCAAGGTGCGGCCTCTCCGTCTGCCCTCGCTAGTGCACTTGGTGTGTCGGAGGAGGGTTTGTTGGAGTGCTTGGAAGGGGTGCTGCTTACTGAGAGTGTGGCGAGCACGattgccgcctcctcgagcgCGGAGGGCTGTGGAGCGTCGGCTGCTGGCGCCACTAGAGCGAATCGAaaggaagaggtggtggcagctgTGGATGCGTGTTTTCTCAAAgttgtcgctgcagcaccggaCGAGTCGGTGGCTTTCCTGCAAGAGCTATGGGCCTCGATTGACGTGAAGTAA